CATAATCAGTCATCAATCAAACAAAGTACAAGAAACATGATTCCACCACGTTTAAGGAAAAGTCAAGAACAGTTTTCATTAAAGCACAACGACGGCCAAGTAACCCCATCCGAGCCAGTCAcgtttcagtaaaaaaaaaaaagaaaagaaactgtCAGTAAAATGAATGTGTAAAAGCAAAACCATTAAAAGCTCTAGAATTTGAACGCATGTTATCGAAATGTCAGGCTAGTAGAGACACGTATAAGACCCGTTATTCACGGTTCAATGGGTTTGACTGTTCAGAGATCTGAAAGGAAAGCACATGAGgcacaccacaacaaaacacCTGTCTTATAACGTGCGCATTTTCCGAACACAGAGTGGAGGAAAGAAAATTCAAAAGCCACAAAAAGACAGAGAAGCCAAAAACGTCGTCGTGTCACGTCACGGTGGAATAATATTTCAGATTCCGATTCAAAAACACAACCAACGAATGAACAACAAAGCAAAACACAGCACGCTGCTAAATAGAATAAAGGAAGGTTAATTAGAGGAGAATGATTACCAATAGGATTAACGTTGCCCCAGTAAGTCTCAACCTGAGGATGCTGAAGAGGATCACCGTAGACCTCACTCGTACTCGTCAGTAGAAACCTAGCACCCACTCTCTTCGCCAAACCAAGCATGTTCAACGTCCCAACCACATTCGTCTTGTACACACACATCACATCAAAGTCAAAGAAACCACATTCCATCtctctcaaaacaaaaaaaaactcaattcgaaaaaaaaataataataaaaaaaggatATGATAGTCTTGACGGGATTGAATTTATAATGAACAGGGGAAGCAGGACACGCCAAGTGATAGATCTGATCCACCTCAAGAAGGATCGGCTCGACGACGTCGTGTCGTATGAGCTCGAAATTAGGGTTACCGAAATGATGCATCACGTTCTCTTTACTCCCCGTGAAGAAATTGTCGACGACGATCACCGTGTCCCCTCTCTCAATCAGCCGATCCACCAGATGCGATCCCACGAACCCCGCCCCGCCGGTTACCACGACTCTCAGCCCCTTGCGTTTCAATCCGAGCGGGATCTTCCCGCCGGTAGACCCGATCCGGCTCATGTACTCGATGCTGGGCCTCCTCTGGGCCTGGAGGGACAGGACATAGGACTCCTCGGGTTTGATTCCGTAGCCGGAGAACGGATCCGAGTAGGGGGTGGATCGGGTGGAGGAGGAGCGGGGGAAGATTGAGAACGCTAACGTGGCGATTGCGATTCCGACGAGGACGAAGATGAGTCTCTGTTCGCGGAGCATGTAACGCATCGGACGGGTTACGGAGGAGAACGACGGTTTGGTAGGTCTCGGGTAGTACGCATCGGCGGAGGGTTGATCTGATTCGTGTCGCCGGTTGATCAGCTCGTTCGCCATCTCGCTtccttcttctgtttttttttttgaggaaaaaaaatCTCTGAGTCGAACTCGCCGGGAGAGTGAGTCGAGTTTGAAGGAGACAGAGAGAGTGAAAAGCGAATCGGGCTTTTTTAAGTAGcgaactagattaggacccgccctaaagggcggaaattgatttgtcaaatttcaattaataatatatggtatatataatatgtgtatataatattatatatattttgtgtaacattatatatatatatatatatatatataatatacatattagacatatatataatattttattaaatatatatagaatttaatagtgttataatttgtgttgtatttgttattagtttgtatttaatcttttttcatttttggtataataatttgtcttgtcacaccttttactttttaacttatacacagaGTTAtgcaatttttcaaaaaaaaaacttatacaaaaagtctcgtaaaatgtaatatataaaaaaacatatttaataaatttactgaccatatgccaccattatttggttatttgaacaaaaaaaaaatcatgttcttgtatAACTGTgtatatgttgtgatatgatgtagatgaagagtaaatatatggaagtaaagttagtgatacgaacatgagcctatgttggtctatgccacaattatttggtttttggaagatcaatgagcataaacatacacggtctttgtatgtttacgttgtaaatgagtcagatattttttctcttatgtctggaatgatatagaactcgttgatttaagagtggttcagttttatatgatctaattatattaagagattaaccaaaaatattataaaagtgttactggttaggtttaactaatctatgttggttaagatttggtttaatttaaattggtaggttgcattgtataggaggcatgatatattctagcaataattatgaaatagtccaaaatttaaatgagaacttcaaatattagataatccctaaattaatagattagatgcgTTATAGATCAAGGCTGATTAATTACTGTTATTTACGAGAATACCCTTTCGGTTAGGGAGCGAATAAGAGgggaattttttatttaattttcttggaCTTTACTTCAAAGTTCGgacattaataaatattgttatttacTCCATTATTTGCAGcaacgagaaaaaaaaaaaacaatttccctaataataatgtgatataaatttttttttgaaatgaatgttTCTAACaacttaaattctaaataaatgTGATTAATGATGTGATAGGTTCGTTAGGTATGCTAAATGTCCACAAAGTCAATGCCAAACCCTAACTTAGCACTCAAAGCCAGACTGCTAGGAACTTTGAGTGATTTCGACGTTCgttttctcttttacttttCCCTTTAGGTTATTCACAATCAACCTTGCATGTAcaattaagaaaacataatgTTCGTTTTAAGCAAAAGCTAGAATGTTCTAACTGTTCTTTACATAATCACATTCATAACGTTTTGACCCTAATGGGTTGCGAAACGTGATACAGAAGTGTCTATATGAGTTTTAAGTGTgacttgttttttcttttgttttgtcatGTTGTTAACTCCAGTAAAATTCCAAAGCAACCAGAGTTTAAAGGTAAATCCAATATTGTTGTACATCTCAATGATTCCAATTTGTTAACCATATGCTTACGGTGACTTTATCAGTCAACTAGATTTTTTATGGGAACATATGTTTAAGATGAATAATAGTTTAGTTGAAATGAACGACTTACAAAGTTTTAACCTATGTATCATTGTTGATTATAGAAGCATATCCTGACTGTATAGTTGAAATTAACACTTGCTCTATTATAACATTAATCTGATTACCAACTCAATGAAAATGTCTACTTTGATATTTCCTTAGCTGttttcactatatatatatatatatatatatatatatatatgtgtgtgtgtgtgtgtgtttgtgtgaaagatatatacacatatttatGCAATATTGATTCGGTCCGTGGAGCAATAAGGGAACATTTGAATTAGTGCTGAAATTATAGGAAACATGTATATTGAATAAAAAACAACATCATTAGCTGTTTTGGGTGCAATTTTTTAATTGGATTCATAGAGCCGACGTGGGTGGTGTCGTAGGAGTGGGCACGgaacggatatccggaattttaaaaatatccgtGATCCGATTCGTTCTCTacgaatattcgatttttcgCTTCGATTCGTAATTCTTCGGATATCCGGTGTTTTGGATATCTGCGAATATCCAAATTTTTGCCAGATATCCAATTCGAtccataaaaataattaaaaaaaaagtaaagaaaaagaagaaaatcagaaataaaataataatatttaattacaatttttttaaaaaaaatacatactttcaatttttttaaaactaaataattaatttagtgaataaaaatattataaaacttatatagagatataaaagtatatatattatataattttataaacatatatacatatatatatataacggatcagatcagatattctttctaaaaatattagtatttgtgatttgcttcgtctttaacggatattggattttagtatttgcttcgattcgttaagttacggatattttgatttttcggatcgaatcgaaacgaataacggatcgaatcaaaatttacggatattttgcccacccTTAGGTGGTGGGTACAAATTAACATAATAACCATCCGTAGCCGTTGCATCGTATATTCATCTTGTTCCTATGCAGTCTTTATGGTATATATACAGGAACAGAGACCCATAGTTATATATTCTGTTCGTATAAATGACAGTAGAACATGCATAATTAATGATTGCAGTACAACGTGTTTTATTTATGTGTTAGTTGAGGTTATATCCGAATCATTCATCTGACCACACGAATTAATTTTGATAGTTAAAGACGATTCATAGTTAGGATCGGCCCACAGTTAAACATTTGTAATAGGCCAAAATTTCTGGAAAAAATACATACGTATAAGTTCCCAAAAAATCTCTAAACcccacaatatttttttttaagttaattgGTTTTTTTAAACCTCCAAATTTTCAGGGCCAGTACATATAAAGCAAAAACtacaaaaattccaaaaaaactgaattatatattaatgtttgtgttacagaaaaaaaatattaatgttttctGAATTTAAATGTTGTATTATGGTGTAAAAAACTTTGATCAATCATTGAATTAAAATTCCATAAAACTTTGGATCTGGAGGtgaatacaaattaaaaaagggcttattgcaaaagtgactcaaaacttgaattcaaacagaaaactaaccttttcttttgactcattttttttttgagtttttaaccccacatctgcattttatctacgaaaatgccattaacccttttttttttttttttttcgaaaatggcttctttactgtctcaacctcattttcttcaagtatttacaatattgccactgccatgaatagtgggaacaaccttgtacgaactgtttggagcttttaatgccctttaatgcacgtaaatctctttacactctctctgtttcaattgttatgaactaaaaacaacatttctttcactttctctccatattcatccaaaaaactgaagcttttgattcaaaattgtttggagccatatttctttcgttttgacttacggttgctttcgtttgaggttctgggtggttggagaagaccctgtgtgcaaacaaagtcatctcacctagttgaaggtacgaatttgaatttttttcaaaatctgttcgcgtagaagacttacaagtaagtcatctgtatgtagaagacttactgatgagtcttctggtcaaacggacgacttaaactaagtcgtccagctttgtttggtgaaaaaaaacagtccagacgacttatatataagtcgtctacgagaaacaggctagttttgcatttgaccgaatcgtgtcagatctttgactatttctggacgacttataattcagtcgtctctcggaaagttaaaatttcaatattttattaaactagacgacttacgtgtaagtcgtcttaggttagttttgtagttgaaaaataaaacttcataatttaatttttaccagacgacataatataaagtcgtcccgtcagaagacttaatttaaagtcgtccggggaaagcaaagtcgtccagaatttttcccaattaagtcgtccaaaccttgcttatcccggacgaccttaaattaagtcgtctagctggacgacttttagttaagtcgtctggagaaagttaaatttcaagttttatttttcaattacaaaactaacctgggacgacttacgtgtaagtcgtctagtttgaataaaatattgaaatttttactttccagagacgactgatttataagtcgtccagaaatagtcaaagatctgacacgattcggtcaaatgcaaaa
This genomic interval from Raphanus sativus cultivar WK10039 unplaced genomic scaffold, ASM80110v3 Scaffold0445, whole genome shotgun sequence contains the following:
- the LOC108836183 gene encoding UDP-glucuronic acid decarboxylase 2, which codes for MANELINRRHESDQPSADAYYPRPTKPSFSSVTRPMRYMLREQRLIFVLVGIAIATLAFSIFPRSSSTRSTPYSDPFSGYGIKPEESYVLSLQAQRRPSIEYMSRIGSTGGKIPLGLKRKGLRVVVTGGAGFVGSHLVDRLIERGDTVIVVDNFFTGSKENVMHHFGNPNFELIRHDVVEPILLEVDQIYHLACPASPVHYKFNPVKTIKTNVVGTLNMLGLAKRVGARFLLTSTSEVYGDPLQHPQVETYWGNVNPIGVRSCYDEGKRTAETLAMDYHRGANVEVRIARIFNTYGPRMCIDDGRVVSNFVAQALRKEPLTVYGDGKQTRSFQFVSDLVEGLMRLMEGEHVGPFNLGNPGEFTMLELAKVVQETIDPNAKIEFRPNTEDDPHKRKPDITKAKELLGWEPKVSLRQGLPLMVKDFRQRVFGDRKEGSSATETTTKTTSA